A single genomic interval of Astyanax mexicanus isolate ESR-SI-001 chromosome 4, AstMex3_surface, whole genome shotgun sequence harbors:
- the LOC125801285 gene encoding uncharacterized protein LOC125801285 encodes MASPTKQPKIETETLSGFIHQVSPIKFSATSSEFFNAVIQTDREEFHDAVVFSPGKRQRFLQAQQNGTPLRLTNVRKTLSLKGTSDYDVLLNYKTDVTVTTVPFAARHPPADEKTTLREVSAMPAGKTVSLVECKVFSVSPSSSTVKVRGTDREVRSCRISDGTAELQLQLWEKHIEKVQNLKSYAFSRLSTRVFNGKVQLTTTLATECTVVADLPVSEASGSSEDAQLMSVAGAILALEIRATMKCPQCGSRQDTFKDSTKFHRCQNCRMMQKGNMFLRLLSGTIKVAGQQERHTLSVSNRALEAYIKRYNLQSLLNVEEIEEHFLEQSQISVSFDNELRVIELLQPDTEALCAAEEEATAGEFSSAE; translated from the exons ATGGCAAGTCCGACAAAACAGCCCAAGATCGAGACTGAGACGCTATCTGGATTCATCCACCAGGTTTCCCCGATTAAATTTTCTGCAACCAGCTCCGAGTTCTTTAATGCAGTGATCCAGACCGACCGGGAGGAATTCCACGACGCCGTCGTATTCAGCCCGGGTAAAAGGCAGAGGTTTCTGCAAGCGCAACAGAACGGGACCCCTTTGCGCTTAACAAACGTCAGGAAAACCCTAA GTTTGAAGGGAACATCGGACTACGACGTCCTGCTAAACTACAAAACAGACGTGACGGTGACCACTGTGCCGTTCGCCGCAAGACATCCCCCCGCGGATGAAAAAACAACCCTGCGTGAAGTTAGTGCGATGCCTGCTGGGAAAACG GTCAGCCTAGTTGAATGCAAGGTGTTCAGTGTCAGCCCATCCTCTTCTACAGTGAAGGTACGAGGTACAGACCGGGAGGTGAGGAGCTGCCGCATTTCGGACGGCACAGCGGAACTTCAGCTGCAGCTCTGGGAGAAGCATATTGAGAAGGTACAGAATTTGAAGTCCTACGCCTTCTCTCGCCTGTCTACGCGGGTCTTCAACGGGAAAGTCCAACTCACCACCACATTAGCCACTGAGTGCACAGTTGTGGCAGACCTTCCGGTGTCCGAGGCGTCCGGTAGCTCCGAGGATGCCCAGCTGATGTCAGTAGCTGGAGCTATTCTAGCACTGGAAATCAGAGCTACCATGAAGTGCCCACAGTGCGGCAGTAGACAGGACACTTTTAAAGACTCTACCAAGTTCCACCGGTGTCAGAACTGCCGCATGATGCAGAAGGGGAATATGTTTCTCAGGCTGCTCTCGGGAACAATTAAGGTCGCAGGGCAGCAGGAGCGGCATACGCTGTCTGTCAGCAATCGGGCACTGGAAGCTTATATCAAGCGCTACAACCTCCAGAGCTTGCTAAACGTAGAGGAAATCGAGGAGCACTTCCTTGAACAATCTCAGATCTCAGTGTCGTTTGACAATGAGCTTCGGGTGATTGAGTTGCTACAGCCTGACACAGAGGCTCTCTGCGCAGCAGAGGAAGAGGCCACGGCCGGTGAGTTTAGCAGCGCGGAGTAA